From the genome of Armatimonadota bacterium, one region includes:
- a CDS encoding hypothetical protein (possible pseudo, frameshifted) has translation MSKRKLNVALIGYQFMGKAHSNAYRQVARFFDDLEVEPVLKVICGRNEENVRKAAQKYGWEEYDTSWERVVERKDIDLVDVSVPGNMHAPIAIAAANAGKMVLCEKPLANTLAEARQMYEAVQKNGVRHALCHNYRFAPAVQLAKQLIDEGRIGKIYHFRGYLPARLDCRPQLPAGVATAEGDSRFRRTRRPERTLD, from the coding sequence ATGAGCAAGCGCAAGCTGAACGTGGCGTTGATTGGCTACCAGTTTATGGGCAAGGCACACAGCAACGCTTACCGGCAGGTCGCTCGCTTCTTCGATGACCTGGAGGTGGAGCCGGTGCTCAAGGTCATCTGCGGGCGCAACGAGGAGAACGTGCGCAAAGCCGCGCAGAAGTACGGCTGGGAGGAGTACGACACCTCGTGGGAGCGCGTAGTGGAGCGCAAGGACATCGACCTCGTAGATGTGTCGGTGCCGGGCAACATGCACGCACCTATCGCTATCGCCGCGGCGAACGCGGGCAAGATGGTGCTGTGCGAAAAGCCGCTGGCAAACACGCTGGCGGAAGCGCGGCAGATGTATGAGGCGGTGCAAAAGAACGGAGTGCGTCACGCGCTTTGCCACAACTATCGCTTTGCTCCTGCGGTACAGCTCGCTAAGCAGCTTATCGATGAGGGGCGCATCGGCAAGATTTACCACTTCCGCGGGTACCTACCTGCAAGACTGGATTGCCGACCCCAACTTCCCGCTGGTGTGGCGACTGCAGAAGGAGATAGCAGGTTCAGGCGTACACGGCGACCTGAACGCACACTTGATTGA
- a CDS encoding hypothetical protein (possible pseudo, frameshifted), with the protein MIDLARFLVGEIAEVSGMMETFIKQRPKLAASDDRLGAVASGEMGEVTVDDAALFLARFENGALGSIEATRFALGRKNYNRFEINGSKGSLVFNLERMNELEVYLQDDPPHLRGFRVVQVTDSVHPFMNAWWPAGHIIGYEHTFINLFYTMFKAFDKGEEFKPNFEDGVRNQAVLEAVDISNQQKRWVSISEL; encoded by the coding sequence TTGATTGACCTGGCACGCTTCCTCGTGGGTGAAATCGCCGAAGTGTCGGGTATGATGGAGACCTTTATCAAACAGCGACCGAAACTGGCGGCTTCCGATGACCGTTTGGGCGCCGTTGCCAGCGGCGAGATGGGCGAGGTGACTGTAGATGACGCCGCGCTGTTCCTGGCACGTTTCGAAAATGGAGCCCTCGGCAGTATCGAAGCCACCCGCTTCGCGCTGGGACGCAAAAACTACAACCGCTTCGAGATTAACGGCAGCAAGGGAAGCCTCGTGTTCAACCTGGAGCGTATGAACGAGCTGGAGGTCTATCTGCAAGACGATCCACCGCACCTGCGAGGCTTCCGTGTGGTGCAAGTAACCGATAGTGTCCACCCATTCATGAATGCCTGGTGGCCCGCCGGGCACATCATCGGCTACGAACATACCTTTATCAACCTCTTCTATACCATGTTCAAAGCGTTTGACAAAGGCGAAGAGTTCAAGCCGAACTTTGAGGACGGCGTACGCAATCAGGCGGTGCTCGAAGCGGTTGACATCTCCAACCAGCAAAAGCGCTGGGTGAGTATCTCGGAACTGTAG
- the acyP gene encoding acylphosphatase — protein sequence MRKRMVALVSGRVQGVGYRAFVLRYARALGLDGTVRNLPSGQVEVVAEGDEKSLNQLLALLRQGPPAARVTDVSVQWGDATGTHSGFHIAW from the coding sequence ATGCGCAAACGGATGGTCGCGCTGGTTTCAGGGCGTGTGCAGGGGGTAGGTTACCGTGCCTTCGTGTTACGCTACGCTCGTGCTCTGGGGCTGGACGGCACGGTACGCAATCTGCCCTCCGGTCAGGTGGAGGTAGTAGCAGAAGGCGACGAAAAGTCGCTGAACCAGCTGCTTGCCTTACTGAGGCAGGGACCACCTGCGGCACGGGTTACCGACGTATCGGTGCAGTGGGGAGATGCTACAGGCACGCACAGCGGTTTTCACATCGCATGGTAG
- a CDS encoding phosphohydrolase, producing MKSVNDRDALGIRISRAVGLPPLPHITVQVMRLIDDPRASTRDFERVITQDAALAAKVLRMANSAYYGGNGRISTVSRAIAVLGMNTIRTIIMSLTFHAMVHARQRKSRFNRQEYWRHSLATAIAGRVLARLKRSKWDEEVFLAGLLHDIGKLIADQFLPEEMDVFISHSMEITSGTVEDVLALESKVLGSTHTELGEFAAQKWNLPAAIRAGIAYHHNPSRADKELFEPTALVHAANCLVNQAETGILIPGIEHEIEPAVKEFLAIPEEQYEPIRLVVAKEVVEAQAAFGVT from the coding sequence ATGAAGAGTGTGAACGACAGGGATGCTCTTGGTATAAGAATATCACGCGCGGTGGGGCTACCCCCCCTGCCACACATCACCGTGCAGGTGATGCGGCTGATAGATGACCCGCGCGCCTCCACAAGGGACTTTGAACGGGTCATCACGCAGGATGCCGCGCTGGCTGCAAAGGTATTGCGCATGGCGAACTCCGCCTACTATGGCGGGAACGGTAGGATATCTACCGTCAGCCGGGCTATCGCTGTGCTGGGCATGAACACCATACGCACTATCATCATGTCGCTCACTTTCCACGCGATGGTGCACGCCCGCCAGCGCAAGTCGCGGTTTAACCGGCAGGAGTATTGGCGGCATTCTCTGGCGACCGCCATCGCTGGCAGGGTACTGGCGCGGCTCAAACGCTCCAAGTGGGATGAGGAGGTGTTCCTCGCTGGATTGCTGCACGATATCGGCAAACTGATTGCCGACCAGTTCCTGCCCGAAGAGATGGATGTGTTCATCTCGCACAGTATGGAGATAACCTCCGGCACGGTGGAGGATGTGCTGGCGCTGGAGTCAAAGGTGCTGGGTTCCACGCATACCGAACTGGGCGAATTTGCCGCCCAAAAGTGGAACCTGCCAGCCGCCATTCGCGCCGGCATCGCTTACCATCACAACCCTTCTCGGGCGGATAAAGAGCTATTTGAGCCGACTGCACTGGTTCACGCCGCCAATTGCCTGGTGAATCAGGCGGAGACAGGGATATTGATACCGGGCATCGAGCACGAGATAGAGCCTGCCGTGAAGGAGTTTCTCGCCATCCCCGAAGAACAGTATGAACCGATACGCCTCGTAGTAGCGAAGGAGGTTGTCGAGGCGCAAGCTGCCTTCGGGGTGACGTAA
- a CDS encoding DNA polymerase II produces the protein MMNLFDIDAPALPAEQILFGWRDTPRLVAIEVTDTEAILRQRTPNGSCTSWREPFTPWLLTTQRFTDIDAQWKQLDGDGFCWMAQFSSWSEYQSARMRLRDMHVDVIAYGSPERQFLMLSGHTLFKEMSFDDVHRMQVDIETVGLNPQEPANRVLLIVLHDNRGWSDVLDDTDEAQMLQRFVQCVRERDPDVIEGHNLYGFDLPYLIERARRHGVSLTIGRSGQPMTIGSERNLPIGAINRPYRPVYIPGRHVVDTYFAVQRYDWAKGDLQSYGLKEVARAYGIAEEERVLVDRADLIEQWRSDPEKVRQYALQDVQETARLAEIVLPTEFYQTQMVPDTYQHVATAGSGEKINVIFVRAYLHAGYAIPKPQPARDYPGGYTEVRLTGVIPRVVKADVESLYPSIMLVNRIAPASDRLGVFLPALEELTRRRLEAKAQLRRATDPRQRAYWDGIQGSFKVLINSFYGYLGANFPFNDFDAAQRVTEEGRKIAMQLVEELERTGSQVIEVDTDGVYFQPPVDVEGQEAEEAYVQRIAETLPQGIRLSFDGRYRAMISVKTKNYALLDYEGNWIYKGASLRSRADEPYGRQFIADVLQKLVEGDREGIAKLYRQTILRILNGEIPIEELARRERVTEKTFTSENKRKAAEAVRGVSVGDYVSLYQRADGSLGMIEDYAGDEDREHYANKLYRFALRLREAIGEDFDLLFPRPEQVIREQQQPSLF, from the coding sequence ATGATGAATCTTTTCGATATTGACGCCCCTGCCCTTCCCGCCGAGCAAATCCTCTTCGGCTGGAGGGATACGCCGCGCCTGGTGGCAATAGAGGTGACCGACACCGAAGCCATCCTTCGTCAACGCACACCCAACGGCTCATGCACCAGCTGGCGCGAACCATTTACTCCCTGGTTGCTCACCACCCAGCGATTTACGGATATCGACGCGCAGTGGAAGCAGCTGGACGGTGACGGCTTCTGCTGGATGGCGCAATTCAGCTCATGGTCGGAATATCAGAGCGCACGGATGCGCCTGCGCGACATGCATGTGGACGTTATCGCCTACGGCAGCCCCGAACGGCAGTTCCTGATGCTTTCCGGGCATACGCTGTTCAAAGAGATGAGTTTCGACGACGTACATCGGATGCAGGTGGATATCGAAACCGTCGGGTTGAACCCACAGGAACCTGCTAACCGGGTCTTGCTGATTGTGCTGCATGATAACCGAGGCTGGAGCGACGTGCTGGACGACACAGATGAAGCACAGATGTTGCAGCGATTCGTGCAGTGTGTGCGCGAGCGCGACCCCGACGTGATAGAAGGGCATAATCTCTACGGCTTTGACCTGCCCTACCTGATAGAACGCGCCAGACGACATGGTGTCTCCCTCACGATAGGACGTAGCGGGCAACCAATGACTATCGGCAGCGAGCGCAACCTGCCCATCGGCGCCATTAACCGTCCTTATCGCCCCGTGTACATCCCGGGACGTCATGTGGTGGATACCTACTTCGCCGTGCAGCGCTACGACTGGGCAAAGGGCGACCTGCAAAGTTATGGGCTGAAAGAGGTTGCTCGCGCCTACGGAATCGCCGAGGAGGAGCGTGTGCTGGTAGACCGCGCCGACCTGATTGAGCAGTGGCGGTCTGACCCCGAAAAGGTGCGTCAGTACGCCCTGCAGGACGTACAAGAGACCGCCCGGCTGGCAGAGATTGTACTACCGACCGAATTCTACCAAACGCAGATGGTTCCCGATACCTACCAGCATGTGGCCACCGCTGGCAGCGGCGAGAAGATTAACGTTATCTTCGTGCGGGCGTACCTGCACGCAGGCTACGCCATTCCCAAACCCCAGCCCGCGCGCGACTACCCGGGCGGATACACTGAGGTGCGGCTTACAGGCGTTATCCCGCGCGTGGTGAAGGCGGACGTGGAGAGCCTGTACCCCAGCATTATGCTGGTGAACCGCATTGCCCCCGCTTCCGACCGACTGGGCGTGTTTCTGCCCGCGCTGGAGGAGCTCACCCGTCGACGCCTGGAAGCGAAAGCGCAGCTGCGCCGCGCCACCGACCCGCGCCAGCGCGCCTATTGGGACGGCATCCAGGGCTCTTTCAAGGTGCTGATTAACTCCTTCTACGGCTATCTGGGCGCGAACTTCCCCTTCAACGACTTCGACGCGGCGCAAAGGGTCACCGAGGAAGGACGCAAAATCGCCATGCAGCTGGTAGAAGAGCTGGAGCGCACCGGAAGTCAGGTGATCGAGGTCGACACCGATGGCGTCTACTTCCAGCCGCCGGTGGATGTAGAGGGACAGGAAGCAGAGGAGGCATACGTACAGAGGATAGCGGAGACCCTGCCCCAGGGCATCCGTCTTAGCTTCGACGGACGCTACCGTGCAATGATCTCGGTCAAGACCAAAAACTACGCCCTGCTGGACTACGAGGGCAACTGGATATACAAAGGAGCCTCTCTACGCTCCCGTGCCGACGAACCGTACGGACGCCAGTTCATCGCGGATGTGTTGCAGAAGCTGGTGGAAGGCGACCGAGAAGGCATCGCGAAGTTATACCGGCAAACCATCCTGCGCATCCTGAACGGCGAGATCCCGATTGAAGAGCTGGCGCGACGCGAGCGCGTGACCGAAAAGACCTTCACCAGCGAGAACAAGCGCAAAGCGGCGGAAGCGGTGCGAGGCGTTAGTGTAGGCGACTACGTGAGCCTGTATCAACGAGCGGACGGCTCACTGGGCATGATAGAAGACTACGCGGGCGACGAAGACCGTGAGCACTACGCGAACAAGCTCTACCGCTTCGCCCTGCGCCTGCGCGAGGCGATCGGGGAGGATTTCGACCTGCTCTTCCCCCGCCCTGAACAGGTGATTCGCGAACAACAACAGCCGAGTTTGTTCTAG
- the mfd gene encoding transcription-repair-coupling factor, with the protein MNVPRLQELLQPLRALPGVRACAHLLSPQSHRTEFTDVSGNLLPLLVSISLTEDCPPLCVLVADTQRAQTLALDLAVLGVPEEQVVVLPSVLGELFEDTPPDLHLIGSRIESLWKVATGQARVLIATPQSLLEPTLPPDALREAAFTLRKGEMVDMEELLRRLVQLGYEREQMVAQRGQFSRRGGILDIFPVHADEPVRMEFFGDEIDRLQPFDPDSQRASGHLDECTITPACEVLWDCAQVEDAARTLQRILDEALVQLATEGSERALDLLRQRVEDDLLRLQNRVSFERLEHYIALLHPGVNALQYLPPDCLLVLEEPLQQQTVYAQSSRETLDVLSHRVKRGEMLPLQKLWQSVPLAVPQPEHFASVLEHILKGRQWVAFSSIPAPSEMLPKVREDELAARALPGYRGQLPALMGTLRNWLQSGCVVVVATEQPHRVSEILEEHELFPAAIPSEGERGALVVAHARLSSGFLWEKARLVVLTDAELFGASRVRILRRYVHEGIPLSSILDLRPGDYVVHVHHGIGIYRGIVQREVLGVRRDYLLIQYAAPDTLLVPTDQIDRLQKYIGSEENPPEVHRLGGSEWALTKRRAKAKARKMAEELIRLYAAREAAERPPYSPDTPWQQEMESAFPYEETPDQRRAILEVKRDMEGSRKPMDRLICGDVGFGKTEVAVRAAFKAVMEGRQVAVMCPTTVLAAQHYNTFRERFAAYPIRVELLSRFRSPKEQKEVIEGLRVGAVDVVIGTHRLLSKDVHFHNLGLLVVDEEQRFGVAQKEHLKRLRTQVDVLTLTATPIPRTLHIALGGLRPMSVINDPPFGRLPIRTIVRPYDDDVVREAILRELERGGQVYYVHNRVQSIYHVAQHVQELVPFARVRVAHGQMPDDELEEVMLGFYHHDFDVLVCTTIIENGLDVPNANTLIVERAHRMGLAQLYQLRGRVGRSDRQAYAYFFYRNDTKLDERAQQRLNALREFAGLGSGLKLAMRDLEIRGAGNLLGAEQHGAMVSVGFELYAEMLAEAIRELRGQPEETFFLPPVDAPVNVYIPPAYIADESQRIFFYKKMAAVRQMQDVDEIEAELRDRFGPLPEVVQNALWLLRLRLQAARIGIAEVKADKQWASIRFQGHVRLTPQAVRALAHVYRQHQFTGEGVRVSLAGSSSPLAALADIFDLLENALRQKV; encoded by the coding sequence ATGAACGTTCCTCGTTTACAGGAGCTGCTACAACCCCTCCGCGCGCTGCCCGGCGTGCGTGCTTGCGCTCATCTGCTCTCACCTCAATCGCACCGCACCGAGTTCACCGACGTTTCGGGTAACCTGCTACCCTTGCTGGTCTCTATCTCGCTTACCGAAGACTGTCCCCCGTTGTGTGTACTGGTCGCGGATACGCAGCGGGCGCAGACCCTGGCTCTGGACCTGGCAGTGCTGGGTGTGCCGGAAGAGCAGGTAGTGGTGCTACCTTCGGTGCTGGGCGAGCTGTTCGAAGATACCCCGCCCGACCTGCACCTCATCGGTAGCCGTATCGAGTCGCTATGGAAGGTCGCTACCGGGCAGGCACGGGTGCTGATTGCCACCCCGCAGAGCCTGCTGGAGCCGACCTTACCTCCTGATGCACTGCGCGAAGCCGCTTTCACCTTACGCAAGGGCGAGATGGTGGATATGGAAGAGTTACTGCGCCGACTGGTGCAGCTGGGCTACGAGCGCGAGCAGATGGTAGCTCAGCGCGGGCAGTTCAGCCGACGCGGGGGCATTCTGGATATCTTTCCCGTGCACGCCGACGAGCCGGTGCGCATGGAGTTCTTCGGCGACGAAATAGACCGCTTACAACCCTTTGACCCCGATTCGCAGCGAGCGAGCGGACATCTGGACGAATGCACCATCACGCCCGCTTGTGAGGTGTTGTGGGACTGTGCGCAGGTGGAAGACGCTGCCCGCACCTTGCAGCGGATACTGGACGAGGCTCTGGTGCAACTAGCGACAGAAGGCAGCGAGCGAGCGCTAGACCTGCTGCGCCAGCGCGTCGAGGACGACCTGTTGCGCCTGCAAAATCGGGTATCGTTTGAGAGGCTGGAACACTACATCGCGCTACTGCACCCGGGCGTCAACGCGCTGCAGTACCTGCCGCCCGATTGCCTGCTGGTGCTGGAGGAGCCTTTGCAGCAACAGACCGTTTACGCGCAATCCAGCCGCGAGACACTGGACGTGTTGTCGCATCGGGTGAAGCGCGGTGAAATGCTCCCTCTGCAGAAGTTATGGCAAAGCGTACCGCTTGCCGTGCCGCAGCCAGAGCATTTTGCCAGCGTGCTGGAGCATATCCTGAAGGGTAGGCAGTGGGTAGCGTTCAGCAGTATCCCCGCGCCTAGTGAGATGCTTCCCAAAGTTCGTGAGGACGAACTGGCTGCCCGCGCCCTGCCGGGCTATAGAGGGCAGTTACCTGCGTTGATGGGCACGCTGCGCAACTGGCTGCAGAGCGGATGTGTGGTGGTGGTCGCTACCGAACAACCGCACCGGGTGAGCGAGATTCTGGAAGAGCACGAGTTGTTCCCTGCCGCCATCCCCTCAGAGGGCGAGCGTGGAGCGTTGGTGGTAGCGCACGCGCGCCTGTCCAGCGGCTTCCTGTGGGAGAAAGCGCGTCTGGTGGTGCTGACCGACGCCGAGCTGTTCGGTGCAAGCAGGGTGCGCATCCTGCGTCGGTACGTGCATGAGGGCATTCCGCTTTCGTCTATTCTGGACCTGCGCCCGGGCGACTATGTGGTGCACGTCCATCATGGCATCGGCATCTATCGTGGCATCGTGCAGCGCGAGGTACTGGGCGTACGCCGAGATTATCTGCTCATCCAGTACGCTGCGCCCGACACCCTGCTGGTTCCCACCGACCAGATTGACCGCCTGCAGAAGTATATCGGTTCGGAGGAGAACCCGCCCGAGGTACATCGTCTGGGTGGCTCAGAGTGGGCGTTGACCAAGCGACGGGCGAAAGCGAAGGCGCGTAAGATGGCAGAGGAGCTGATACGCCTGTACGCCGCGCGCGAAGCTGCTGAACGCCCACCCTACAGCCCCGACACCCCCTGGCAGCAGGAGATGGAATCGGCGTTTCCCTACGAGGAAACGCCCGACCAGCGGCGCGCTATCCTGGAAGTGAAGCGCGATATGGAAGGCAGCCGCAAACCGATGGACCGGCTGATATGTGGCGACGTTGGCTTCGGCAAAACGGAAGTAGCCGTTCGCGCCGCGTTCAAGGCGGTCATGGAGGGCAGGCAAGTCGCGGTAATGTGTCCTACCACTGTGCTCGCTGCGCAACACTACAACACTTTCCGCGAACGGTTCGCCGCTTACCCTATCCGCGTGGAGCTGCTCAGCCGCTTCCGCTCTCCCAAAGAGCAGAAAGAGGTGATAGAAGGGTTGCGCGTGGGCGCGGTGGACGTGGTGATTGGCACGCACCGACTGCTTTCCAAAGATGTACATTTCCACAATCTGGGGCTGCTGGTGGTAGATGAAGAACAGCGATTCGGTGTCGCGCAAAAAGAGCACCTCAAGCGGCTGCGCACACAGGTAGACGTGCTCACGCTGACCGCTACGCCCATCCCGCGCACCCTGCACATCGCGCTGGGCGGTTTGAGGCCGATGAGCGTGATTAATGACCCGCCGTTCGGAAGGCTGCCCATCCGCACCATCGTCCGTCCGTACGATGACGACGTGGTACGCGAAGCCATCCTGCGCGAGCTGGAACGTGGCGGACAGGTATACTATGTGCACAACCGCGTGCAAAGCATTTACCATGTCGCCCAGCATGTGCAGGAGCTGGTGCCCTTCGCACGAGTGCGTGTAGCGCACGGGCAGATGCCCGACGACGAGCTGGAAGAGGTGATGCTGGGCTTCTATCACCATGATTTCGACGTGCTGGTGTGCACCACCATTATCGAGAACGGACTGGATGTGCCTAACGCCAACACGCTGATTGTGGAGCGAGCGCATCGGATGGGGCTGGCGCAACTCTACCAGCTACGGGGGCGCGTAGGGCGTAGCGACCGTCAGGCGTATGCCTACTTCTTCTACCGCAACGACACCAAACTGGATGAGCGTGCTCAGCAACGGCTGAACGCCCTACGCGAGTTTGCGGGGTTGGGGTCAGGGCTGAAGCTGGCGATGCGTGACTTGGAGATTCGCGGCGCGGGCAACCTGCTGGGCGCAGAACAACATGGCGCGATGGTCTCGGTTGGCTTTGAGCTGTACGCCGAGATGTTAGCGGAAGCCATCCGCGAGCTGCGCGGTCAGCCTGAAGAGACCTTCTTCCTGCCGCCGGTGGATGCGCCAGTGAACGTGTATATCCCGCCCGCCTACATCGCCGACGAGTCGCAGCGCATCTTCTTCTACAAGAAGATGGCGGCGGTACGCCAGATGCAGGACGTAGACGAGATAGAGGCGGAGCTGCGCGACCGCTTCGGGCCGTTGCCGGAGGTGGTGCAAAACGCGCTGTGGCTGCTACGCCTGCGCTTGCAGGCGGCGCGTATCGGCATCGCCGAGGTGAAGGCAGACAAGCAGTGGGCAAGCATCCGTTTTCAGGGGCACGTTCGACTCACACCGCAGGCGGTACGAGCACTGGCGCATGTTTACCGCCAGCACCAGTTTACCGGTGAAGGAGTACGGGTATCGTTGGCGGGGAGCAGTTCACCTCTGGCTGCCCTAGCGGATATCTTTGACTTGCTGGAGAACGCCCTGCGACAGAAGGTGTAG
- a CDS encoding asparagine synthase B, with amino-acid sequence MCGFVGYFGDARMDLQRALTQILHRGPDGKGVAYKREGAVAHARLAILDIQSGKQPMQDESGRIIAYNGEVYNHTYLRQSAVADGRFQTHTDTETILRLYAKFGTKTPQLLDGMFAFAIIDGGDLFLARDPVGIKPLYFTSNNGTLYFASEIKALVGTGSGIHPIPPGWCYHSKQGWHEFAKIGDTHAFPPVEQESVDWHYWMQRNFTRDEALQAIRAVLLDAVVKRLMSDVPVGVSLSGGLDSTIVCALAKSGLERIESFSVGVKGSKDQEAAYAASRFLGTSHHDMEYTLEDMLKVLPEVLYYLESFDPALVRSAIPNYLLARLASQHVRVILTGEGADELYAGYDYLRQITNPAELRGELELITRALHNTNLQRADRMSMAFGLEARVPFLDLRSIALAWLIPAEWKRTEQGQIEKALLREAFAHLIPQDIALRPKQKFSAGAGSSELMKQYAEQTISDTEYERERERLQREWNYTLAGKEALLYYRIMREFYEDEHILPHMGTSRSL; translated from the coding sequence ATGTGTGGATTTGTGGGATATTTTGGAGATGCAAGGATGGATCTGCAACGCGCTCTGACTCAGATTTTGCATAGAGGACCAGATGGAAAGGGCGTAGCCTACAAACGGGAAGGCGCAGTAGCACACGCGAGGCTGGCGATTCTGGACATACAATCTGGAAAGCAGCCCATGCAGGACGAATCCGGCAGGATTATCGCCTATAACGGAGAGGTGTACAATCATACATATCTGAGGCAGTCGGCAGTAGCCGACGGACGGTTTCAGACGCACACAGACACTGAGACCATCTTGCGCCTGTACGCGAAGTTTGGTACCAAGACGCCACAACTGCTGGATGGGATGTTCGCCTTCGCTATCATCGACGGTGGCGACCTCTTTCTTGCACGGGACCCTGTGGGTATCAAGCCGTTGTACTTCACAAGCAACAATGGCACATTGTACTTTGCCTCGGAGATCAAAGCGCTGGTAGGCACAGGCAGTGGCATCCATCCTATCCCTCCAGGATGGTGCTACCACAGTAAACAGGGCTGGCACGAGTTTGCTAAAATAGGCGACACCCACGCATTCCCTCCGGTTGAGCAGGAGAGCGTTGATTGGCACTACTGGATGCAGCGAAACTTTACGCGAGATGAAGCCCTGCAAGCGATTCGCGCAGTGTTGCTGGATGCGGTAGTCAAACGATTGATGTCAGATGTACCGGTCGGTGTCAGTCTAAGTGGTGGATTAGACAGCACCATTGTTTGCGCGCTGGCGAAAAGTGGGCTGGAACGCATCGAGAGCTTCTCGGTAGGAGTAAAGGGTAGCAAAGACCAAGAAGCGGCTTATGCAGCCTCTCGTTTTCTAGGTACATCGCACCATGATATGGAGTATACTCTGGAAGACATGCTGAAAGTACTGCCAGAAGTACTCTACTATCTAGAGTCATTCGACCCCGCCCTGGTGCGCAGTGCTATACCAAACTATCTGCTTGCTCGTCTGGCTTCCCAGCATGTGAGGGTGATACTTACCGGGGAAGGAGCAGATGAGCTATATGCAGGCTACGATTATCTGCGGCAGATTACAAATCCTGCGGAACTGCGGGGTGAACTGGAGTTGATTACGCGCGCGCTTCACAACACAAACCTCCAACGTGCCGACCGTATGAGTATGGCTTTCGGCTTAGAGGCGCGGGTTCCTTTTCTCGACCTGCGGTCTATCGCTCTTGCCTGGCTGATACCGGCTGAATGGAAGAGGACTGAGCAGGGACAAATAGAAAAAGCCCTTTTGCGGGAGGCTTTTGCCCACCTGATACCACAGGACATCGCTTTGCGCCCCAAGCAAAAATTTTCTGCGGGGGCTGGCTCTTCGGAGCTGATGAAGCAATATGCGGAGCAAACCATTAGCGACACGGAGTATGAGCGCGAGCGCGAGCGGCTCCAGCGAGAGTGGAACTATACACTTGCAGGAAAGGAAGCGCTCTTGTACTACCGTATTATGCGGGAATTTTACGAGGACGAACACATCCTACCTCACATGGGCACGTCACGATCCTTGTAG